One window of the Primulina eburnea isolate SZY01 chromosome 18, ASM2296580v1, whole genome shotgun sequence genome contains the following:
- the LOC140819320 gene encoding probable folate-biopterin transporter 3, with protein sequence MDLEEEVPFQEKQPQVERARKNGILGLILGPFCWFRKLCDELHWSFVLGVVIVYGINQGLCMGLSKVSTQYYMKDEQKLQPSEAQVYFGFIQIPWIIKPLWGLFTDTVPIGGNRRRPYFIIAGVIGAMSMIILSSQTNLYLVYALLLLIGGSLGVAVADVTIDACVTENSISHPSLAGDMQSLCGFSSSVGQLIGFTISGFLVHIIGSKGVFGILSIPAGLVILVGMIIQEPSIRNISYKRVNQKFADAGMVMWTSLKCPVVWRPCLYMYLSLAVSLHIHEGMFYWYTDAKTGPSFSQEMVGSISAVGAVGSLLGVFLYQNAFRTHPFRRILFWAQLLYGASGMLDLILVSRINLQLGLPDYAVVVIDSAVSHMIGRLKWMPLLVLSSKLCPSGIEGTFFALLMAIDHVGSFTASWAGGLLLHSLNVTRTTFDNLWVAILIRSVLRVLPITILFLIPGGDPNAAILPAEMLKTKKGDGTSDPNNTEMASLINSVH encoded by the exons ATGGATCTGGAAGAAGAAGTTCCATTTCAAGAAAAACAGCCCCAAGTGGAAAGGGCCCGAAAAAATGGAATCTTGGGACTGATTCTTGGCCCCTTTTGTTGGTTTAGAAAGCTGTGTGATGAACTGCACTGGAGCTTTGTGTTGGGGGTGGTTATCGTGTACGGAATCAACCAGGGGCTTTGTATGGGGCTGAGCAAAGTGAGCACACAATATTACATGAAAGATGAGCAGAAATTGCAGCCATCTGAAGCTCAGGTTTACTTTGGATTCATTCAAATCCCTTGGATTATTAAGCCCTTGTGGGGTCTTTTCACAGATACTGTTcctattggtggaaacagaagGAGACCATACTTCATCATTGCCG GTGTTATCGGTGCCATGTCCATGATTATTCTATCAAGTCAAACGAACCTGTACCTTGTATATGCATTGTTACTCCTAATAGGTGGGAGCCTTGGAGTGGCTGTTGCAGATGTGACTATTGATGCCTGTGTGACAGAGAATAGTATAAGTCATCCTTCTCTTGCTGGAGACATGCAGAGCTTGTGTGGATTCAGCTCCTCTGTAGGTCAATTAATTGGATTCACCATTAGTGGCTTTCTAGTTCATATTATCGGATCAAAG GGGGTGTTTGGAATTCTTAGTATTCCAGCTGGACTAGTCATCTTGGTGGGAATGATAATACAAGAGCCTTCTATCCGAAACATTTCTTATAAGCGA GTGAACCAAAAATTTGCGGATGCTGGTATGGTTATGTGGACATCACTTAAATGCCCGGTTGTTTGGCGGCCATGTTTGTACATGTACTTGTCACTGGCAGTGAGTTTGCACATTCACGAGGGGATGTTTTATTGGTATACAGATGCTAAAACCGGCCCCTCTTTTTCACAA GAAATGGTGGGATCCATATCAGCTGTTGGAGCTGTCGGCTCTCTTCTAGGCGTTTTCCTCTATCAAAATGCCTTCAGAACTCACCCTTTTCGCCGCATACTTTTCTGGGCACAGTTACTCTATGGTGCTTCAGGAATGCTAGATTTAATATTAGTTTCACGTATAAACTTGCAATTGGGCTTGCCAGATTATGCGGTAGTTGTAATCGACTCAGCAGTTTCTCACATGATTGGTCGTCTGAAGTGGATGCCTCTTCTCGTACTAAGTTCAAAGCTTTGTCCCTCTGGTATCGAAGGCACATTCTTCGCCTTGCTTATGGCAATAGACCATGTAGGTTCTTTTACAGCATCTTGGGCTGGAGGCCTCCTGCTCCACTCTTTGAACGTGACAAGAACGACATTTGACAACCTTTGGGTGGCCATATTAATAAGGAGCGTTCTCCGAGTTCTTCCGATCACAATCTTATTTTTGATACCTGGTGGTGATCCTAATGCGGCAATTCTTCCGGCTGAAATGTTGAAGACAAAGAAGGGTGATGGCACATCAGATCCTAATAATACAGAAATGGCCTCTCTGATCAACTCTGTCCACTGA
- the LOC140819321 gene encoding aspartyl protease family protein At5g10770, giving the protein MAFWPSLFVFLAIVLISSSGNNVSGYDDTKQLLPLKRPQPAWRNDTQSFLSQKSRTQNAATVLEMKHIDHCSRSTWELDQRLEKCLVADDIRVNSIQSHIKSILSSQTESSKTQIPITSGVKLQTLNYVVTVTLGGRNVTMIVDTGSELTWVQCLPCKLCYTQPEPLFDPVISPSYQSVLCTSQACNTLPLATGNLRKCGNNAATCNYVVTYGDGSYTHGELGRDRLLIGSTLVDSFVFGCGRNNKGLFGAASGLIGLGRSDLSLISQTSNLFGGVFSYCLPDSDAATSGSLILGDDSSVYKNFTPVSYTILMTNPFLNSFYILNLTGTSIGGVSLESPDFRNSGILIDSGTVITRFPPSIYQAIKSEFLKQFSGYPPAPSFSILDTCFNLSAFEEVNIPTLKMKFEGDSEMTVDVSGMFYFVKRDASQVCLALASLAYEDEIGIIGNYQQRNTRVIYDIKQMKLGFAREICSYS; this is encoded by the exons ATGGCCTTCTGGCCATCACTTTTTGTGTTTCTTGCCATTGTTCTTATTAGTTCTTCTGGCAACAATGTGTCTGGTTATGATGATACTAAGCAACTTTTGCCACTGAAAAGGCCTCAACCCGCATGGCGGAATGACACACAGAGTTTCTTGTCTCAGAAATCAA GGACTCAAAATGCTGCTACTGTACTTGAAATGAAGCACATAGACCACTGCTCCAGATCGACATGGGAATTGGACCAAAGGCTCGAAAAATGCCTTGTTGCAGATGATATTCGAGTTAATTCTATACAATCACACATCAAGAGTATACTTTCTAGCCAAACGGAATCCTCGAAAACTCAGATTCCTATTACCTCAGGTGTGAAATTGCAGACACTAAACTATGTTGTCACGGTAACTTTAGGAGGCCGAAACGTTACAATGATTGTTGATACTGGAAGTGAGCTGACTTGGGTTCAATGCTTACCTTGCAAATTGTGCTACACTCAACCGGAACCCTTGTTCGACCCTGTGATATCTCCTTCGTATCAATCAGTTCTGTGCACTTCACAAGCCTGCAATACTCTACCGTTGGCTACAGGCAACTTACGAAAGTGTGGAAATAATGCAGCAACTTGCAACTATGTTGTCACATATGGAGACGGATCCTACACTCATGGGGAACTGGGTCGGGACCGTTTACTTATTGGATCAACGCTGGTTGATAGCTTTGTGTTCGGATGTGGTCGGAACAATAAGGGTCTGTTTGGGGCAGCTTcgggattgattggattgggaAGGAGCGATCTTTCATTGATTTCTCAGACTTCTAATTTGTTTGGAGGAGTTTTTTCCTATTGCTTGCCTGATAGTGATGCTGCAACTTCAGGTTCACTCATACTAGGGGACGATTCCTCGGTTTACAAGAATTTTACACCGGTTTCTTACACGATATTGATGACGAATCCATTTCTTAACAGCTTCTACATTCTGAACTTGACTGGAACAAGTATTGGTGGGGTGAGTTTAGAGTCTCCAGATTTCAGAAATAGTGGAATTTTAATCGATTCAGGGACGGTTATAACAAGGTTTCCTCCATCGATATATCAGGCTATTAAGTCAGAGTTCTTGAAACAGTTTTCAGGGTATCCTCCAGCCCCAAGTTTTTCAATCTTGGATACCTGCTTCAATCTGTCAGCATTTGAAGAAGTGAACATTCCTACACTTAAAATGAAATTTGAGGGCGATTCTGAGATGACTGTGGATGTTAGTGGGATGTTCTACTTCGTCAAAAGAGATGCATCTCAGGTATGTTTGGCTCTTGCAAGCCTTGCATATGAAGATGAGATCGGTATCATTGGAAATTATCAACAGAGAAACACAAGAGTTATATATGATATTAAGCAGATGAAACTGGGATTTGCAAGGGAGATTTGTAGTTACAGTTAG